A window of the Opisthocomus hoazin isolate bOpiHoa1 unplaced genomic scaffold, bOpiHoa1.hap1 HAP1_SCAFFOLD_53, whole genome shotgun sequence genome harbors these coding sequences:
- the LOC142360189 gene encoding LOW QUALITY PROTEIN: MAP kinase-interacting serine/threonine-protein kinase 2-like (The sequence of the model RefSeq protein was modified relative to this genomic sequence to represent the inferred CDS: inserted 1 base in 1 codon) — MVQKESEIPGFHRSFKEQNPFELAFDLEPRRVAGGDSGQWLCSGADVPLSQPIDIPSTKKRNKKQHCRATDSFSGRFEDVYWLHDEVLGEGAQGRVQSCVNLVTNKEYAVKIIEKRQGDVCSGVLREVAMLNLCQGHRNILQLIEFFEEEERFYLVLEKMRGGSILTHIQQRSRLNELEASTVVRDIASALHFLHSRGIAHRDLKPGNILCERLDQVSPVKICDFGLASGIKLKGNCSPISTPELLSPCGTPEYMAPEVVETLYGYEEMPTYDKRCDLWSLGVVLYFMLSGYPPFVGRCGSDCDWDSGKSCYTCEEMLLESIQEGKYEFPDKDWAHISSGAKDLISRLLVTDAKKRLSAAQVLEHPWVQGCALDNTLLTPIILQRKSSAKELTSFAAEAVAVSRQLTWCDKDEEEEAEEEARPITISATSWAMQLXPPPESKLVAKQRQKCNLVKAVAAGQHLVAPVVLVADQA; from the exons atggtgcagaaggaatctgagatccccggtttccaccgctccttcaag gaacaaaaccccttcgagctggcgtttgacctggagccc cgcagggtggctgggggtgactcaggccagtggctttgctccggcgcagatgtgcctttgagtcagcccatcgacatccccagcaccaagaaaaggaacaagaagcagcactgcagagccaccgacagcttctccggcaggttcgaag atgtttactggctgcacgacgaggtgctgggagaaggggcccaaggcagagtccagtcctgtgttaacctcgtcaccaacaaggagtacgcagtgaag atcatcgagaagcgccagggcgacgtctgcagcggggtcttacgggaggtggcgatgctgaatctgtgccagggacacag gaacatcctgcagctgatcgagttcttcgaggaggaggagaggttttacctggtgcttgagaagatgaggggag gctccatcctgacccacatccaacagagaagccgcttgaacgagctggaggccagcacggtggtgcgggacatcgccagcgccctgcactttttgcacagcagag gaattgctcacagggatctaaaaccgggaaatattctgtgcgagcgcctggaccag gtctccccggtgaagatctgtgacttcggcctggcaagtggcatcaaactgaaggggaattgctcccccatttccaccccggagctgctctcgccg tgcggcacccccgagtacatggccccggaggtggtggaaacttTATACGGTTACGAGGAGATgcccacctacgacaagcgctgcgacctgtggagcctgggcgtcgtcctgtacttcatgctgagcgggtacccccccttcgtgggccgctgcggctccgactgcgactgggacagcggcaagtcgtgctacacctgcgag gagatgctcttggagagcatccaggaagggaagtacgagtttcccgacaaggactgggcgcacatctcctctggggccaaagatctcatttccaggctgctggtgacagatgccaagaagcggctcagtgcggcccaggtcctggagcacccctgggtgcagggg tgtgccctggataacaccctgctgacccccatcatcttgcagag gaagagcagtgccaaagagctcacctccttcgccgcagaggccgtcgccgtcagccgccagctgacatggtgcgacaaggatgaggaagaggaggcggaggaggaagcacggcccatcaccatcagtgctacctcatgggccatgcagc taccccctcctgagtccaagctggtggccaagcagcggcagaagtgcaacctggtcaaggcggtggctgctgggcagcacctggtagcccccgtggtcctggtggctgaccaagcgtga